One genomic window of Caldivirga maquilingensis IC-167 includes the following:
- a CDS encoding spermine synthase has product MSNGYVIHNPLQCVQYIAPHTWVYMSVRRIFVNERTKYQHVLIVELEDFGKALFLDGILQSAQVDEYIYHESLVHPAMVTVGNPERVLILGTGEGAALREVVKYSSVKEVVTVDIDYELINYVKEYLKEFHNDSFKDPRVKEIYQDAVDYVRNTVTTGEKFDVVIMDLTDPYGSEIGAKVYSVDVIRGIYSMLNDNGALIVQAGSSFLFPREYGLVYDTVKLIFPLVTEYQVWVPSFMYSESFILATKGVNPIKLSSDIVDATLRINGVKTRFYNGKVHSALMALGSYNRT; this is encoded by the coding sequence ATGAGTAATGGATACGTGATACACAACCCTCTCCAATGTGTTCAATACATTGCACCCCACACCTGGGTCTACATGAGTGTTAGGAGGATTTTTGTTAATGAGAGGACTAAGTACCAGCATGTTCTCATAGTTGAGCTTGAGGACTTCGGTAAGGCACTCTTCCTTGACGGTATCCTGCAGTCGGCTCAGGTTGATGAATACATTTACCATGAGTCACTGGTTCACCCAGCCATGGTGACTGTTGGTAATCCTGAGAGGGTTCTGATACTGGGTACTGGTGAGGGTGCTGCCTTAAGGGAGGTTGTGAAGTATAGTAGTGTTAAGGAGGTTGTTACAGTGGATATAGACTACGAGTTGATTAATTACGTTAAGGAGTACCTTAAGGAGTTCCACAATGACTCATTCAAGGACCCGAGGGTTAAGGAGATTTACCAGGATGCCGTTGACTACGTTAGGAATACCGTAACCACTGGGGAGAAGTTTGATGTGGTTATAATGGATTTAACGGACCCATACGGCTCGGAGATTGGTGCTAAGGTTTACTCAGTTGATGTGATTAGGGGTATTTACAGTATGCTTAATGATAATGGGGCCTTGATCGTACAGGCTGGCTCAAGCTTCCTATTCCCTAGGGAATATGGGCTTGTTTACGACACTGTTAAGTTAATATTCCCTCTAGTCACTGAGTACCAGGTTTGGGTACCATCATTCATGTACTCTGAAAGCTTCATACTGGCGACCAAGGGGGTTAACCCAATTAAGTTAAGTAGCGATATTGTTGATGCAACCTTGAGGATTAATGGGGTTAAGACGAGGTTCTATAACGGTAAAGTGCACTCGGCGTTAATGGCCCTTGGTTCCTATAACCGTACTTAA